The Podarcis muralis chromosome 8, rPodMur119.hap1.1, whole genome shotgun sequence genomic sequence CCtaaacccaaccccaaccccaacccctaacccctaTGCCCAAACCCTAAGCCTACCCCTACTCCTACCCctatcccttccccttcccctcacccctcacccctcACCCTTCACCCCTAAACTcaaccccaacccctaacccctatgcctaacccctaaccctaaccctaatcctaatcctagcCCTAATATTAAACCCTAACCCTTAACCCCTAACCACAACCCCTAAcccctacctctacccctaccccttcCCCTAACCActaaacccaacccaacccctaACCCCTATGCCTAACCTCTAAgcctacccctacccctgaccCCTTACCCCTGACCCCTATGCCTAAccccctaacccaaaccctaatcCTACTCCTAGCCCTAATACTTAaaccctaacccttaacccttaacccttaaccccTAACcacaacccctaaccctaacccctacctctacccctaccccttcCCCtaaacccaaccccaacccctatgCCTAACCTCTAAgcctacccctacccctgaccCCTGACCCCTGACCCCTAAACCCAAcatccaacccccaacccccaaccccaacccctaagcctaagcctaacccctaacccctaaagCTGGTTTCCTGAACTTGCTCTCATACCTTTCACCTACCACCAATGGGCTGGAGCAAGAGCCTGtttcaaagcactttgcaaattTGGAGTAATTAAGCCTCATTAGCTCAAGGACAGTCATTACCACTCACCTATAGCTCTTCAAGCCATTGTGTGACTTTGACAGCCATGAGGCAATTAGAAACCATTAAAGATAAATAATATGAACCAAATGCAGAAGGGGCCGTTCAGCCTGCTCTCTGGCACAGGCAAAATCACAGACCCTCTTGGATCTGAAGGCCTGATGAACAAACTGGAGAGACAAAAGGAGCCTACTCAAAGTATTTTTATTGGAGAGCGGGCGATTCCATctgctctgccccccacccaaaagcACATACTGGCAATTCCTAACACTTAGCACCCGACTTTGTCCCATAGACCTCCAGCTCACACAGGGTCAGGGCAGCTTTGCGTCCAGGGAGGTTCACGCTTACGTAGCGGCCCTTGAGCTGTTGGCAGAAGATGGTACTGATGGAACCACGTATGGGGTCTGTAATGTTTccacagctgcagagagaaaagggaggtCAGCCTTGGGGTGGAAGCCATTCAAAATAACTCTGTCTACACACGTACAGTCATAACTCAggtttacagacacttcaggctgcgtttttttgggttgcggaccgccgaaacccggaagtactggaacgggttacttccgggttctggcgcttgtgcatgtgcagaagtgctaaatcacgctttgctcatgcacagaagtgccaaatcgcaacctgtgcatgtgcagacgcgcagacccaggttgtgaatgctgtgggttgcaaatgtgcatcccgcatggatcacgttcgcaacccaagcgtccactgtatgtgACAATGCTCCAAGGAACCCAATAGCACAGGTGTCAGGGACTTATACTATCTAGACTGGGCCAGGCATGAAGGGACAGAactcaccagtggcgtagcgtgggggtgtagggggggccggccgcaccgggcgcatcatctggggttagggttagggggcgcaaatccacaggttagggggcgcaaattacttgccttgccccaggtgctgacaacccacactacgccactggaacTCACAGAGAGTATCCTCCACAAACTGGTCCAATCCTCATTTGAAACCACCCATGTTGGGGGAACTCACtatttcttgtgggggaggattTCCATACCTCAATTTGCAGCGCAAATGTCAGCTAAAAGCTTCCATCTGCTGCCTTTTAAGAGCAGGCAGAGAATTAGCACACAGCACACAGCCACAGCTCTCAGAATGGAAACATGTCGTGTTCATACCAAAGAGCAGGTAGGGACATCTCTCTGATCTTAGTGTTAAGCACCAGCCTTTTGAAGTCAGCCAGCAAAACAGCCTCCCTTGGCACCAGTAATAGCACAAAACACCGTATCACTAAGACTGGATGTGAGCTTATCTCTGATCTTAGTACCGGGACACTTAGATGAGTGAATAAACTGCTATTATTTTAAGTCACAGGCCACCACAATTGAAATATAGCACTATTGGGGACAACAGACTTTTGCACCCAGTATCATCTGACATGACGTGATATATGGATGTGGTTGTCCCAAAATGATCTGTAGGAATAGACATCTGCTTCTCTCTGATGTTAGTGCTGTGAGGCTTCCATGCTAAGATTAGAGATAAACCTCTGCTTGCTGCCTCTTAAAGGCTGGGTGAAGTCTTATCTCCAATCTTAGCGCTGTGGTCCCACAGCGCTAAGATTGGGCATAACAGGAAAAGTTACTTGGTTCTTGAAAGCTGACTGTCAAAGAGCAGGCAGGGGCTAGTCTCCAATCTTAGTGCTAAAAACCACAGTGCTCAGACTGAATATAAGCCTGCCTCTGATCTTGGTGCTGTTGTGCTTAGTGCTTCTCTTAATTATCCCTGATCTTAGCACTTAGTTCTTAAATCTGATGCTTGATGTCAAATGGCCCATGCATGGTTTATCCCAAATGTTAAGGCAAGCGCTGCTTCATCACAAGCCCACAGACCCAACTTCTGTATGTTAAGGTAGCTAACCTGCAGTCCTCTTGATATTGTTGGACATCAGTCCCATCAGCCAACAtgatcaatagtcagggatgatgggagttgtagttcaacaacatctacagGGCCAAGAGGAAAGTGGGAAGCCCACCATTGGGGGagaccagagaggaggaggctgcaGGACTCAAAGTGGGAAGTCAACAGATTGTGGAAAATCTTTTGTCACGAGTTTATGAGAGAAGAGACATCATCTCTCAACAAACTAAAAATGTggtgcaggaggaaggagggagaacagTCAAAGAGAAAGTCATGGCTTCATGCTTGATGAAGAAGGCAGGAGTGtcagggaagagggagagggaaagaagagggaggggatGAAAGGTGAGAAGTTCAGTCTTGGCCTTATTGAACTTGAGACATCAGTGAAGcatccaagtggagaagtcagaGAGGCCTTTCCACCCAGGAGCAGGAATTAGCACTTGCCATTCCACACAGAAGCAGGTCTTGAAATATGGGCAGGATCCACTaccccctgctccccccaccctgattgggaagagaacaaaggagctACAAGTGAACGAATCTGCAGGCAGTGATCTTGAGAGTGTCTCCTGGGATGCCTTTGCAGAAGGacgagtggggaggggagaggcaacGGGAACTTACAGGGGGTTCGACTTGCCATGGTCAGCAATGGAATTTCCCACACGGATCTCAGCTCCCTGGAGGCTCTCGCACCAGCAGTGCAGACAGCCTTTTAGCAGCACAGCGGTGATGGCATACTGCTCCCCCAAGTCTACATGCCACCATGGCTCTTTCTCAAACTTGGTGAGGGTGCAGGAGGCGTGAGCGAAGTCCCCGTCACAGTTCCCGTCTACGGCTTTGCTTGCTGATGGAACAAGTGGATGTGACATGATGGAGGACTGGCAGGCTGGCCGGCCGCTGGCCAAGTTGCGGACTGGAGTCACAGCATGGTGGAAAGACGATGGGAAGAGAAATATCAGCTTAAGAAGAGAcctgcagcccctggatctggccAGAGAGGCCATGTTCACCCAGTGGCTACCCAGATGCTTCTATGTTTCTTTCATATTATCAGTaggttaacagcagcagcaataaattgAGAATGAATTTCAttctgtttggttttgttttttacaaaattgcatttgactgtaataaaacctccaagtggttttcaaaaacaaaacacaacacccACCTAACTAATCAATAATCTCTTTCCTGGTGAGCAGTTCCCAGGTCCAGAAGTTGGGGACTTTTACCAGCTCTGAATGGGGTTGTGAAGAATGAGATGTGGAGTTCTTTTGGAGCTCCTAGATCCATCTTTTTCACTGGAGCCTCAGATTACCTCTGTGGTGAGAGGAGAATCAGTGATACAGTCTCCctcgagaggttgtggactctccttccttggaggtttttcagcagaggttggatggccatctgccatggatgctttagctgagattcctgcccttccaactctacagttatatgattctaAGCACTCATTATCCCCTTAGGTTGATACGCCAACTGTGCCCTTTCTTGGACAGGGACAGCTTGGCCACTGTGAttcatgtggggcttcccttgcaatTGGTCCAGAAACTGCATGTGTCCAGGGTTTGGTTCACTCTTCAGGCTTTGCAATGGATCGTGGGAAAATGCAACACCCCTATCCACTGAATAAGATGGCGCCCTTGTTTTCACTGTCACAAAACTTTTGGGCCACTGGTTTGGGGAGGAATAAGAGTGCACTTGGAAAAaccagaaaaagaaggaacattttatcatatgtggtgggaatgtaaaaaagtaaagcacttctgggaaatgatatttaatgagatgaaaaagatgttgaaatatacatttttttaaaaaaaaacagaagtatttttacttggtattataggtcaggacattaataggcaagatgttaaattgtttctatatgctacaactgcagcaagggtattgttagcccagaaatggaaacaagaagaaattctgatgaaagaagaatggcagacaaaattgatagactatgcagaaatggacaAAATGAcgggaaggattcaaaacctgcgggaccagagatttacagaagattggaagaagtatatgaattatttgaagagcaattgtaaccaacaaattacgctagtaggactacaagaagttttgtaaggaggactatacgaagtgttacaaagtaagaaaagagagagatattggttatgagtttgaagtgtaatagggaagataatactaagagattagattggaaaattttcagacaggattgatggaagtcaattgaataaaatgtaaaagtatgtttaattactgttgaaaatgatatgttaaaaaactaataaaaaattatataaaaaaggggggggggagagaagagtgcACTTTGAAAAACCACTTGGCTTTGCTCACAGACTGGccacccttcccccctcccttcccccaggtCTTACCAATGCCTTGCAGGCCAGGCTTGCAGCTCTGGGCCTCCCCATGTCCTGCCAGGAACATGAGAGCCAGCAGCCAAGTCCAGTTCAGCAGCATCCTGCAAGGGAGGGAGATGGCCATACGTGGGAGACCAGGctggacaagggggggggggaatcatgttcAGATGGAGGAAAGTCTATCTAT encodes the following:
- the LOC144328784 gene encoding uncharacterized protein LOC144328784, giving the protein MAISLPCRMLLNWTWLLALMFLAGHGEAQSCKPGLQGIVRNLASGRPACQSSIMSHPLVPSASKAVDGNCDGDFAHASCTLTKFEKEPWWHVDLGEQYAITAVLLKGCLHCWCESLQGAEIRVGNSIADHGKSNPLCGNITDPIRGSISTIFCQQLKGRYVSVNLPGRKAALTLCELEVYGTKNHRRGELLLRSAFVNSPLCANHTCHLAIPQFLFDGSVTSKCGTEIPPSPDLYLGAGKTMVAGRASLTFRTRPGESGKKFWPIPQPMGSFLLTASPLELSG